A single window of Streptomyces griseoviridis DNA harbors:
- a CDS encoding O-methyltransferase: protein MSGPQIWTDVDDYFTTHLAPDDEVLTAATRDSEAAGLPHAAVTAPQGKLLHLLARLHGARTVLEIGTLGGYSTIWLARALPADGRLTSLEYSPLHAEVATRNIARAGLDKLVEVRVGAALDSLPALAEENPPPFDLVFIDADKGNNAHYLDWALKLTRPGSLVIVDNVVRDGRVADADSTASDVVGTRAAIELIGAHPRLDGTAIQTVGGKGYDGFALARVLD, encoded by the coding sequence ATGAGCGGGCCGCAGATCTGGACGGACGTCGACGACTACTTCACCACCCACCTCGCCCCCGACGACGAGGTGCTGACGGCGGCCACCCGGGACAGCGAGGCCGCCGGACTCCCGCACGCCGCGGTCACCGCGCCGCAGGGCAAGCTGCTGCACCTGCTCGCCCGGCTGCACGGCGCCCGCACCGTCCTGGAGATCGGCACCCTGGGCGGCTACAGCACCATCTGGCTGGCCCGCGCGCTGCCCGCCGACGGCCGTCTGACGTCGCTCGAGTACAGCCCGCTGCACGCGGAGGTCGCCACCCGCAACATCGCCCGCGCCGGCCTGGACAAGCTGGTCGAGGTGCGGGTGGGCGCGGCCCTCGACTCGCTGCCCGCGCTGGCCGAGGAGAACCCGCCCCCGTTCGACCTGGTCTTCATCGACGCGGACAAGGGCAACAACGCCCACTACCTCGACTGGGCCCTGAAGCTGACCAGGCCGGGCAGCCTGGTGATCGTCGACAACGTCGTGCGCGACGGCCGGGTCGCCGACGCGGACAGCACCGCGTCCGACGTCGTCGGCACCCGTGCCGCCATCGAACTGATCGGCGCCCACCCGAGGTTGGACGGCACCGCGATCCAGACGGTCGGCGGCAAGGGCTACGACGGCTTCGCCCTGGCCCGCGTCCTGGACTGA
- a CDS encoding DUF1992 domain-containing protein: MTERKPPGIPFESWVDRQIREGERRGEFARLAGAGKPLPAGSDTSYDELWWIKEKMAREGLSVLPPTLALRKEAEDTLAEALAAPSERVVRGLITRINARIGDMMLRPPPGPPLGMRPYDVEEVVRRWRERRAAVDGSGGGSAV; this comes from the coding sequence ATGACCGAGCGAAAGCCACCCGGCATACCGTTCGAATCCTGGGTCGACCGGCAGATCCGTGAGGGCGAGCGGCGGGGCGAGTTCGCCCGTCTCGCGGGCGCGGGCAAGCCGCTGCCGGCCGGCAGCGACACGTCGTACGACGAACTGTGGTGGATCAAGGAGAAGATGGCCCGCGAGGGCCTCTCGGTGCTGCCGCCGACGCTGGCCCTGCGCAAAGAGGCCGAGGACACCCTCGCCGAAGCCCTGGCCGCGCCCTCGGAGCGGGTGGTGCGCGGGCTCATCACCCGGATCAACGCCAGGATCGGCGACATGATGCTCAGGCCGCCGCCCGGCCCCCCGCTGGGGATGCGGCCGTACGACGTCGAAGAGGTCGTACGCCGGTGGCGGGAGCGCCGGGCGGCGGTGGACGGGAGCGGCGGCGGCTCAGCTGTGTAG
- a CDS encoding MDR family MFS transporter, which yields MAGDARGTSGDVRDDGPPEKPPERGSAAQQHVPGNVLVPIGALLLGLLLAALDQTIVSTALPTIVSDLGGLDHLSWVVTAYLLASTAATPLWGKLGDQYGRKRLFQTAIVIFLIGSALCGVARNMPELIGFRALQGLGGGGLIVLSMAIVGDLVPPRERGRYQGLFGAVFGATSVLGPLLGGVFTEHLSWRWVFYINLPVGIVALAVIATALHIPRRSTPHVIDYLGTFLIAAVATCLVLVASLGGTTWAWGSAQIIGLAVLGVLLAGAFVAVERGAAEPVLPLSLFRVRTFTLAAVISFVVGFAMFGAMTYLPTFLQIVQGVSPTMSGVHMLPMVVGLLLSSTASGQIVSRTGRWKVFPIAGTGITTIGLLLLHRMTEYTSTAEMSVYFFVFGFGLGLVMQVLVLIVQNAVSYEDLGVATSGATFFRSIGASFGVAIFGTVFASGLGSRLTDALLGFRLPAGVSPDTLKADPRGIAALPSALRPAALHAYASAITDVFLYAAPVALLGFVLAWFLKEDRLRGSVTAPDVSETLASNPVQRSSYDEVCRALSTLGTREGRREIYRTITARAGYDLLPAASWLLLRIKKYGWAEPGVLAERSAVSLPVILAAARQVEERGLGVREGLDLVLTDRGREVAGRLADAREASLSELLGDWWGPDRPTDLIHLVRLLNEELCGSDQEQPHNGSALRTR from the coding sequence ATGGCTGGAGACGCGCGCGGCACGAGCGGCGACGTGCGGGACGACGGACCGCCCGAGAAGCCGCCCGAACGCGGCAGCGCCGCCCAGCAGCACGTGCCGGGGAACGTCCTCGTCCCCATCGGCGCGCTGCTCCTCGGCCTGCTGCTCGCCGCCCTCGACCAGACGATCGTCTCGACGGCGCTGCCGACCATCGTCAGCGACCTCGGCGGCCTCGACCACCTCTCCTGGGTCGTCACCGCGTATCTGCTGGCGTCGACCGCCGCGACCCCGCTCTGGGGCAAGCTCGGCGACCAGTACGGGCGCAAGCGGCTGTTCCAGACCGCGATCGTGATCTTCCTGATCGGCTCGGCGCTGTGCGGCGTCGCGCGGAACATGCCCGAGCTGATCGGCTTCCGCGCGCTCCAGGGCCTCGGCGGCGGCGGGCTCATCGTGCTGTCGATGGCGATCGTCGGGGACCTCGTCCCGCCCCGCGAACGCGGCCGGTACCAGGGCCTGTTCGGCGCGGTGTTCGGTGCGACCAGCGTCCTGGGACCGCTGCTCGGCGGCGTGTTCACCGAGCATCTGAGCTGGCGCTGGGTCTTCTACATCAACCTGCCCGTCGGGATCGTGGCGCTCGCCGTGATCGCCACCGCCCTGCACATCCCGCGCCGCTCCACCCCGCACGTCATCGACTACCTCGGGACGTTCCTGATCGCGGCGGTCGCCACCTGCCTGGTCCTGGTCGCCTCCCTCGGCGGCACCACCTGGGCGTGGGGCTCGGCGCAGATCATCGGGCTCGCGGTGCTCGGCGTGCTGCTGGCCGGCGCGTTCGTGGCCGTCGAGCGCGGGGCCGCCGAACCCGTCCTCCCGCTGAGCCTGTTCCGGGTCCGCACCTTCACCCTCGCCGCCGTGATCAGCTTCGTCGTCGGCTTCGCGATGTTCGGCGCGATGACCTACCTGCCGACCTTCCTCCAGATCGTCCAGGGCGTCTCGCCGACCATGTCGGGCGTGCACATGCTGCCGATGGTGGTCGGACTGCTGCTGTCGTCGACGGCGTCCGGGCAGATCGTCAGCCGCACCGGGCGCTGGAAGGTGTTCCCGATCGCCGGCACCGGCATCACCACCATCGGCCTGCTGCTCCTGCACCGGATGACCGAGTACACCTCGACCGCCGAGATGAGCGTCTACTTCTTCGTCTTCGGGTTCGGACTCGGCCTGGTCATGCAGGTGCTGGTGCTCATCGTGCAGAACGCCGTCTCGTACGAGGATCTCGGCGTCGCCACCTCGGGCGCCACCTTCTTCCGCTCGATCGGCGCCAGCTTCGGCGTCGCCATCTTCGGGACGGTCTTCGCGAGCGGCCTCGGCAGCAGGCTCACCGACGCGCTCCTCGGCTTCCGGCTGCCCGCGGGGGTCTCGCCCGACACCCTCAAGGCCGACCCGCGGGGCATCGCCGCGCTGCCGTCCGCGCTGCGCCCGGCGGCGCTGCACGCCTACGCGTCCGCGATCACCGACGTCTTCCTCTACGCGGCCCCGGTCGCGCTCCTCGGGTTCGTGCTCGCCTGGTTCCTCAAGGAGGACCGGCTGCGCGGCTCCGTCACCGCGCCCGACGTCTCCGAGACGCTGGCCAGCAACCCGGTGCAGCGGTCCTCCTACGACGAGGTCTGCCGGGCGCTGTCCACCCTCGGCACCCGGGAGGGGCGGCGCGAGATCTACCGGACGATCACCGCGCGGGCCGGCTACGACCTGCTGCCCGCGGCGAGCTGGCTGCTGCTGCGGATCAAGAAGTACGGCTGGGCCGAGCCCGGGGTGCTGGCGGAGCGCAGCGCGGTGTCGCTGCCGGTCATCCTCGCCGCGGCCCGGCAGGTGGAGGAGCGCGGCCTCGGGGTCAGGGAGGGCCTCGACCTGGTCCTCACCGACCGGGGCCGCGAGGTGGCGGGCCGGCTCGCCGACGCCAGGGAGGCCTCGCTCTCCGAGCTGCTCGGCGACTGGTGGGGCCCCGACCGGCCGACGGACCTGATCCATCTGGTGAGGCTGCTCAACGAGGAGTTGTGCGGCTCGGACCAGGAGCAGCCGCACAACGGGTCCGCTCTGCGGACGCGTTGA
- a CDS encoding peptidoglycan-binding domain-containing protein: MALRVVPAAPAPAPAPAPAPGQATPPAPESEPAPALTEETLTLGTVPASARIRAPHVVDALDPLGSVDAAGSGPARRGRRGRAVLFGAGGAVVAVVAASLAVGVLSYESPTRDDSRADGVRAGVPDRESEPASKAPSASAAATRPVAVPSRPAAGATPSGPPSASPSAASPTPSASASVEPSGTPSDPVTVEEPVEPTPTAAAVLRRGDQGAEVTELQLRLRQLNLYVGDVDGRYGRRVEAAVRGYQWARGVQEDGPGVYGAATRQRLEAETSAP; the protein is encoded by the coding sequence ATGGCCCTACGCGTCGTGCCGGCCGCACCCGCACCCGCACCCGCACCCGCACCCGCACCCGGTCAAGCGACGCCCCCGGCGCCCGAATCCGAGCCCGCGCCCGCCCTCACCGAGGAAACGCTGACCCTGGGCACCGTCCCGGCGTCCGCCCGTATCCGCGCCCCCCACGTCGTCGACGCGCTCGATCCGCTCGGCTCTGTCGACGCCGCCGGGTCGGGCCCTGCGCGGCGTGGGCGGCGCGGGCGGGCCGTGCTGTTCGGGGCCGGTGGCGCCGTCGTCGCGGTGGTGGCGGCGAGCCTGGCCGTCGGTGTGCTGTCGTACGAGTCCCCGACCCGGGACGACTCACGGGCGGACGGTGTCCGGGCCGGTGTCCCCGACCGGGAGTCCGAGCCCGCGTCGAAGGCGCCGTCGGCGTCGGCCGCGGCCACCCGGCCGGTCGCCGTGCCGTCGCGCCCGGCGGCCGGTGCCACCCCGTCCGGGCCGCCGTCGGCGTCCCCGTCGGCGGCGAGCCCGACGCCGAGCGCCTCGGCGTCGGTGGAGCCGAGCGGGACGCCGTCCGACCCGGTGACGGTCGAGGAGCCGGTCGAGCCGACCCCGACCGCCGCCGCGGTGCTGCGCCGTGGCGACCAGGGCGCCGAGGTCACCGAACTACAGCTCAGACTGCGCCAGTTGAACCTGTACGTCGGTGATGTCGACGGCAGGTACGGGCGGCGGGTCGAGGCCGCTGTCCGTGGCTACCAATGGGCCAGGGGCGTCCAGGAGGACGGTCCAGGCGTGTACGGCGCGGCGACGCGGCAGCGACTGGAGGCGGAGACGTCGGCGCCGTGA
- a CDS encoding HAD-IA family hydrolase — protein MTATTVPTVLTARALLLDMDGTLVNSDAVVERCWRRWADRHGLDADEVMRVVHGRQGYASMALLLPDRPMAHNHADNARMLAEETADLDGVVPVPGAPEFLASLAGLPHALVTSADVALSTARMTAAGLPLPDLRVTAESVGASKPDPEGFLKAAAELGIDPADCVVFEDSAAGIAAGRAAGMRVVGVGPRADFHDPDVVVRDLTQVRVDSAGEAGLRLSIG, from the coding sequence ATGACGGCCACCACCGTGCCCACCGTCCTCACCGCCCGCGCCCTCCTGCTCGACATGGACGGCACCCTCGTGAACTCCGACGCCGTCGTCGAGCGCTGCTGGCGCCGCTGGGCCGACCGGCACGGGCTCGACGCGGACGAGGTCATGAGGGTGGTGCACGGACGCCAGGGGTACGCGTCGATGGCCCTGCTGCTGCCCGACCGGCCCATGGCGCACAACCACGCGGACAACGCGCGGATGCTCGCCGAGGAGACCGCCGACCTGGACGGTGTCGTGCCGGTCCCCGGCGCCCCGGAGTTCCTCGCCTCCCTCGCCGGCCTCCCGCACGCCCTGGTGACCTCGGCCGACGTCGCGCTCTCCACCGCCCGGATGACCGCGGCGGGGCTGCCGCTGCCCGACCTCCGGGTCACCGCGGAGTCCGTCGGCGCCAGCAAGCCCGACCCCGAGGGCTTCCTCAAGGCCGCGGCGGAACTGGGCATCGACCCCGCGGACTGCGTGGTCTTCGAGGACTCCGCCGCCGGTATCGCCGCGGGCCGCGCCGCCGGGATGCGCGTGGTGGGCGTCGGCCCCCGTGCCGACTTCCACGACCCCGACGTGGTGGTGCGGGACCTCACCCAGGTGCGGGTCGACAGCGCGGGCGAGGCGGGGCTGCGGCTCTCCATCGGATGA
- a CDS encoding HNH endonuclease family protein translates to MPKFYARRRLSIVAALTGLIASVGLLNGPTASAALPTPVSAATARSYLSQLTVATENRTGYDRDLFPTWITISGTCNTREYVIKRDGDNVVVNSACTATSGSWYSVYDGVTWTAASSLDIDHVVPLAEAWDSGASGWTTAQRQAFANDVTRPQLVPVTASVNRSKGDKDPGEWVPPLTSYRCTYVRAWVQVKYYYDLSVDSAEKSALTSYLASC, encoded by the coding sequence ATGCCGAAGTTCTACGCGCGTCGACGGCTGAGCATAGTGGCGGCCCTCACCGGGCTCATAGCCTCCGTCGGACTCCTCAACGGTCCGACCGCGTCCGCCGCCCTCCCGACCCCGGTCAGCGCGGCCACCGCCCGCAGCTACCTCTCCCAGCTCACCGTGGCCACCGAGAACCGCACCGGCTACGACCGGGACCTCTTCCCGACCTGGATCACCATCAGCGGCACCTGCAACACCCGCGAGTACGTCATCAAGCGGGACGGCGACAACGTCGTCGTCAACTCCGCCTGCACCGCGACCAGCGGCAGCTGGTACTCCGTCTACGACGGCGTCACCTGGACCGCCGCCTCCAGCCTCGACATCGACCACGTGGTGCCGCTCGCCGAGGCGTGGGACTCCGGCGCGAGCGGCTGGACCACCGCCCAGCGGCAGGCGTTCGCCAACGACGTCACCCGGCCCCAGCTGGTCCCGGTCACCGCGAGCGTCAACCGGTCCAAGGGCGACAAGGACCCGGGCGAGTGGGTGCCCCCGCTGACGTCCTACCGCTGCACCTACGTCCGCGCCTGGGTCCAGGTGAAGTACTACTACGACCTCTCCGTCGACTCCGCCGAGAAGAGCGCCCTCACCAGCTACCTCGCGAGCTGCTGA
- a CDS encoding alkaline phosphatase D family protein has protein sequence MAELRLGPLLRYADGSSATVWVETSRPCAAEVRCADGTRAGTRTFQVAGHHYALVAVEGLTPGTTTAYEVFLDGVRAWPPPDSRFPPSVIRTGRDDDAVRVAFGSCRWAAPPSDEPDPVGPDALDSLASRIAAAPEGERPDVLVLLGDQVYADETSDATRRWLAARRDLGEPPGGEVADYEEYTRLYHESWLDPEIRWLLSTVPSCMIFDDHDLVDDWNTSAAWLADMRATDWWQERLLSGLMSYWVHQHLGNLTPAALAADPLYAAVRAVPDGTDALRAFAQAADADPTSAHWSYRRDFGRVRLLMADSRAARVLDEQNRAMLHPGEFAWLREQALDAPGSYDHLLIGTSLPWLLPHLVHDAERWDAALCRGERGPRWARFGERLRRTADLEHWAAFPESFEELAALLAEAGSGPRAPATVLVLSGDVHHAYVAEPRWPDGTPAPDARVLQLTCSPVHNSVPGWVKVGFRFGWSRVARALGRRLARHGRCPRPGVSWRRTGGPWFGNQLMTLTVRGRSARLRLERARDDGTLTTVEESALTTT, from the coding sequence ATGGCCGAACTGCGCCTTGGTCCCCTGTTGAGGTACGCGGACGGCTCGTCGGCGACCGTCTGGGTCGAGACGAGCCGCCCGTGCGCCGCCGAGGTGCGCTGCGCCGACGGCACCCGGGCCGGCACCCGCACCTTCCAAGTCGCGGGCCATCACTACGCGTTGGTCGCCGTCGAGGGGCTGACCCCGGGGACCACGACCGCCTACGAGGTGTTCCTCGACGGCGTCCGCGCCTGGCCGCCGCCCGACTCCCGCTTCCCGCCCTCGGTGATCCGCACCGGACGCGACGACGACGCCGTCAGGGTCGCCTTCGGGTCCTGCCGCTGGGCCGCGCCGCCGTCCGACGAACCCGACCCGGTCGGACCCGACGCGCTGGACTCCCTCGCCTCCCGCATCGCCGCCGCCCCCGAGGGCGAACGCCCGGACGTCCTCGTCCTGTTGGGCGACCAGGTGTACGCCGACGAGACCTCCGACGCCACCCGCCGCTGGCTGGCCGCCCGCCGCGACCTCGGCGAACCACCGGGCGGCGAGGTGGCGGACTACGAGGAGTACACCCGCCTCTACCACGAGTCCTGGCTCGACCCGGAGATCCGCTGGCTGCTGTCGACCGTGCCGAGCTGCATGATCTTCGACGACCATGATCTCGTCGACGACTGGAACACCTCCGCCGCCTGGCTCGCCGACATGCGGGCCACCGACTGGTGGCAGGAGCGGCTGCTGAGCGGTCTGATGTCGTACTGGGTCCACCAGCACCTGGGCAACCTCACCCCGGCCGCGCTCGCCGCCGACCCCCTCTACGCCGCCGTCCGCGCGGTCCCCGACGGCACCGACGCGCTGCGCGCCTTCGCCCAGGCGGCGGACGCCGACCCGACCTCGGCGCACTGGAGCTACCGGCGCGACTTCGGCCGGGTCAGGCTGCTGATGGCGGACTCCCGCGCGGCCCGCGTCCTCGACGAGCAGAACCGCGCCATGCTGCACCCCGGCGAGTTCGCCTGGCTGCGCGAACAGGCCCTCGACGCGCCGGGGTCCTACGACCACCTGCTGATCGGCACCTCGCTGCCCTGGCTGCTGCCGCACCTGGTGCACGACGCCGAGCGGTGGGACGCGGCGCTCTGCCGGGGCGAACGCGGGCCGCGCTGGGCACGGTTCGGGGAACGGCTGCGGCGCACCGCCGACCTGGAGCACTGGGCGGCCTTCCCCGAGTCGTTCGAGGAGCTGGCCGCGCTGCTCGCCGAGGCCGGTTCGGGTCCGCGGGCACCGGCGACGGTGCTGGTGCTCTCCGGGGACGTGCACCACGCGTACGTGGCCGAGCCGCGCTGGCCCGACGGCACCCCCGCCCCCGACGCCCGGGTCCTGCAACTGACCTGCTCACCCGTCCACAACTCCGTCCCCGGCTGGGTCAAGGTCGGTTTCCGGTTCGGCTGGAGCCGGGTGGCGAGGGCGCTGGGCCGACGGCTGGCCCGGCACGGCCGCTGCCCCCGGCCGGGGGTGAGCTGGCGCAGGACGGGCGGGCCGTGGTTCGGCAACCAGCTCATGACGCTCACGGTGCGGGGGCGCTCGGCGAGGCTGCGCCTGGAACGGGCGCGGGACGACGGCACCCTCACGACCGTGGAGGAGTCCGCCCTGACCACGACCTGA
- a CDS encoding FAD/NAD(P)-binding protein — translation MSAPTADQAPVSVALVGAGPRGTSVLERLCASAPELLAPGRRLTVHVVDPAPPGAGRVWRPQQSPELLMNTVACQVTLFTDDSVDCSGPVLPGPSLYEWAAGELGPDEYPTRALYGRYLEWVFARVVRQAPPSVRVVTHRARAVRLDDADTAAEGTATAGADGGDGRGAAGGQTLTLDDGLVLTGLAAVVLAQGHLPVVPDAEGVRLAGYAERHGLRHLAPANPADLDLDDVPPGEPVLLRGLGLNFFDHTALLTTGRGGRFVPGPGGLRYLPSGREPRLYAGSRRGVPYQARGDNAKGPYGRHTPLVLTPEVIAGLRKRADSGEAPDFRAEIWPLVAKEVETVYYTTLTRRPDLADRYLAVPHGDPQEALFLDEFGVARADRWDWDLVSRPYARREFADPGQWRAWLLAHLRADAAEAALGNLDGPVKAALDVLRDLRNEIRLVVDHGGLTGVSRRDHLDRWYTPLNAFLSIGPPRRRTEELTALLEAGVMEVLGPRLEVREEDGAWLARSLEVPGSEVRVTTLIEARLPEPELRRTADPLLAGLLRTGACRPHTVDGYETGGLDVTGRPYHLIDRQGRPHARRFAFGVPTEGVHWVTAAGARPGVDSVTLSDADAVARAVLRATTADPKPYPESDPWPNVELASID, via the coding sequence TTGTCTGCACCGACCGCGGATCAGGCCCCCGTCTCCGTCGCCCTGGTCGGCGCCGGGCCGCGCGGCACCAGCGTGCTGGAGCGCCTGTGCGCCTCCGCGCCCGAACTGCTCGCTCCCGGTCGGCGGTTGACGGTCCACGTGGTCGACCCCGCGCCGCCGGGCGCGGGCCGGGTGTGGCGCCCGCAGCAGTCGCCCGAGCTGCTGATGAACACCGTGGCCTGCCAGGTGACCCTGTTCACCGACGACAGCGTGGACTGCTCGGGCCCCGTCCTGCCAGGACCGAGCCTCTACGAGTGGGCGGCGGGCGAACTGGGCCCCGACGAGTACCCGACCCGGGCGCTCTACGGCCGGTACCTGGAGTGGGTGTTCGCGCGGGTGGTGCGGCAGGCCCCGCCGTCGGTCCGGGTGGTCACGCACCGGGCCCGCGCGGTCCGCCTCGACGACGCCGACACCGCGGCCGAGGGCACCGCCACGGCCGGGGCCGACGGCGGGGACGGCCGCGGAGCGGCCGGGGGCCAGACGCTGACGCTGGACGACGGGCTGGTGCTGACCGGTCTGGCCGCCGTGGTCCTCGCGCAGGGCCATCTGCCGGTCGTGCCGGACGCGGAGGGGGTCAGGCTGGCCGGGTACGCCGAGCGGCACGGGCTGCGCCATCTGGCGCCCGCCAACCCGGCCGACCTCGACCTCGATGACGTACCGCCGGGCGAGCCGGTGCTGTTGCGCGGCCTCGGCCTCAACTTCTTCGACCACACCGCCCTGTTGACGACCGGCAGAGGCGGCCGCTTCGTCCCCGGCCCCGGCGGGCTGCGCTACCTGCCGTCCGGCCGGGAGCCGCGCCTGTACGCCGGGTCCCGGCGCGGCGTCCCCTACCAGGCGCGCGGCGACAACGCCAAGGGCCCCTACGGGCGGCACACCCCGCTGGTCCTCACCCCCGAGGTGATCGCGGGCCTGCGCAAGCGGGCCGACTCCGGTGAGGCGCCCGACTTCCGCGCGGAGATATGGCCGTTGGTGGCCAAGGAGGTCGAGACGGTCTACTACACGACCCTGACCCGCCGCCCCGACCTCGCGGACCGCTACCTCGCCGTCCCGCACGGCGACCCTCAAGAGGCCCTGTTCCTCGACGAGTTCGGGGTGGCGCGGGCCGACCGCTGGGACTGGGACCTGGTCTCCCGCCCGTACGCGCGACGGGAGTTCGCCGATCCCGGGCAGTGGCGGGCGTGGCTGCTCGCGCATCTGCGCGCGGACGCGGCCGAGGCCGCCCTCGGCAACCTGGACGGTCCCGTGAAGGCCGCCCTCGACGTGCTGCGCGACCTGCGCAACGAGATACGCCTCGTGGTCGACCACGGCGGCCTCACCGGCGTCTCCCGCCGCGACCACCTGGACCGCTGGTACACCCCGCTCAACGCGTTCCTGTCCATCGGGCCGCCCCGGCGCAGGACCGAGGAGCTGACCGCGCTCCTCGAAGCGGGCGTGATGGAGGTGCTCGGCCCGCGCCTGGAGGTGCGGGAGGAGGACGGCGCCTGGCTGGCCCGCTCCCTGGAGGTGCCCGGCTCCGAGGTCCGCGTGACCACCCTGATAGAGGCCCGGCTACCGGAACCGGAACTTCGGCGGACGGCCGACCCACTGCTCGCGGGGCTGCTGAGGACCGGGGCGTGCCGGCCGCACACGGTGGACGGTTACGAGACCGGCGGCCTGGACGTGACGGGCCGCCCCTATCACCTGATCGACCGCCAAGGGCGCCCGCACGCAAGGAGGTTCGCGTTCGGAGTGCCGACAGAAGGGGTGCACTGGGTGACCGCGGCGGGGGCCAGGCCAGGGGTGGATTCGGTCACGCTTTCGGATGCGGACGCGGTGGCGCGAGCGGTCCTGCGTGCGACGACGGCCGATCCGAAGCCGTATCCGGAATCGGACCCGTGGCCGAATGTTGAACTTGCAAGCATCGATTAG
- a CDS encoding DoxX family protein, translating to MSARLNGVQPYALGLFRIVVGLLFACHGAASLFGVLGGAAGTDGGTVDAGAWPGWYAAVIQLVGGVLVLLGLGTRAAAFIASGSMAYAYFKVHQPGALWPMQNGGEASAMFCWALLLLVFTGSGAFGLDRLFTRRSSTTESVERTPVTA from the coding sequence ATGTCCGCACGTCTCAACGGCGTCCAGCCGTACGCGCTCGGCCTGTTCCGGATCGTCGTCGGCCTGCTGTTCGCCTGCCACGGCGCCGCCTCCCTGTTCGGTGTGCTCGGCGGCGCGGCCGGCACCGACGGCGGCACCGTCGACGCCGGAGCCTGGCCCGGCTGGTACGCGGCCGTCATCCAGTTGGTCGGCGGCGTCCTGGTGCTGCTGGGCCTGGGCACCAGGGCGGCGGCCTTCATAGCCTCGGGCTCGATGGCCTACGCCTACTTCAAGGTGCACCAGCCCGGCGCCCTGTGGCCGATGCAGAACGGCGGCGAGGCCTCGGCGATGTTCTGCTGGGCCCTGCTGCTGCTCGTCTTCACCGGCTCGGGGGCGTTCGGCCTCGACCGGCTGTTCACCCGGCGCTCGTCGACGACGGAGTCAGTCGAGCGCACCCCGGTCACCGCCTGA
- a CDS encoding superoxide dismutase family protein, whose translation MVAGICAGAVAAAVLAAGTGGAQGYSVRAEAHFAAPGAAHAKAFTYDRKLVPAGSWIEVRQHTADSGATSVRLRVTGLVPGHAYGVHVHQKPCAADPAAAGGHYQHEPSTDPAAANPDNEVWLDFTARRDGAGSAVARHSWDFRPGEASSVVIHDMPGTKGARVACLTVPFGPRDGRS comes from the coding sequence ATGGTGGCAGGAATATGCGCGGGCGCCGTCGCGGCGGCCGTTCTGGCGGCCGGCACCGGCGGTGCCCAGGGTTACTCGGTACGGGCGGAGGCGCATTTCGCCGCGCCGGGCGCCGCCCACGCGAAGGCGTTCACCTACGACCGGAAGCTGGTCCCGGCGGGCTCCTGGATCGAGGTGCGCCAGCACACCGCGGACAGCGGCGCCACGTCCGTCCGGCTGCGGGTCACGGGTCTGGTGCCGGGACACGCGTACGGCGTCCACGTGCACCAGAAGCCGTGCGCGGCCGACCCCGCCGCGGCCGGCGGGCACTACCAGCACGAGCCGTCCACCGACCCGGCCGCCGCCAACCCCGACAACGAGGTCTGGCTCGACTTCACGGCCAGGCGCGACGGCGCCGGCTCGGCGGTCGCCCGGCACAGCTGGGACTTCAGGCCGGGGGAGGCGTCCTCCGTGGTGATCCATGACATGCCGGGCACCAAGGGGGCGCGGGTGGCCTGCCTCACGGTGCCGTTCGGACCCCGCGACGGCCGCTCCTGA
- a CDS encoding DedA family protein — translation MLESVGALTGGPWIYVMVALSVLLDVFLPVLPSGVLVITAATAAAAGSATGRVSPDVPDILALTLCAAAASLVGDLVAYRLAWRGGARLDRAIARSRRLTHAQERLGQALARGGGALVILARFAPAGRSVVSLGAGAAHRRARDFLPWSALAGLAWAGYSVALGYFGGQWLGATWLATGVSVLALFAAGAGAVYVVRRQPKTA, via the coding sequence GTGCTGGAGAGTGTGGGGGCGTTGACGGGCGGCCCATGGATCTATGTCATGGTCGCGCTGTCGGTGCTGCTCGACGTGTTCCTGCCGGTCCTGCCGAGCGGCGTGCTGGTGATCACCGCCGCGACGGCCGCCGCCGCGGGCTCGGCGACCGGCCGGGTCTCGCCCGACGTCCCCGACATCCTGGCCCTGACGCTCTGCGCGGCCGCCGCGTCCCTCGTCGGCGACCTGGTCGCCTACCGGCTCGCCTGGCGGGGCGGGGCGCGCCTCGACCGCGCCATAGCCCGCTCCCGCCGTCTCACCCATGCGCAGGAACGTCTCGGCCAGGCCCTGGCCAGGGGCGGCGGCGCGCTGGTGATCCTGGCCAGGTTCGCCCCCGCGGGCCGCTCGGTCGTCTCGCTCGGCGCGGGCGCCGCGCACCGCAGGGCCCGCGACTTCCTGCCCTGGTCGGCGCTGGCGGGCCTGGCCTGGGCGGGGTACAGCGTCGCCCTCGGCTACTTCGGCGGCCAGTGGCTCGGCGCGACCTGGCTGGCGACCGGCGTCTCGGTGCTGGCCCTGTTCGCCGCGGGCGCGGGCGCGGTGTACGTGGTGCGCCGCCAGCCGAAGACGGCGTAG